A window from Rhizosphaericola mali encodes these proteins:
- a CDS encoding DUF6298 domain-containing protein yields MGKLEDSYSIMIKIYQFLFFVFLCFSVFAQKKPKAKPFLPISVENGKLVYRIDTINGDRIPDYSYAGYMSSDQAIPYIDVKAIVPIVNGDATPYIQTAIDYISQLPLNKDGFRGAILLQKGQYEIQGKILIKKSGIVIRGSGINQTVLLAKGIDRDGVIRIVGLDDRLDVTTTNVEEDYVPVNATSFKVADASKFKVGDQIRIKRPSTKEWIDALGTETFGGGVSALGWKPRDADLIFERKIIAVNGNAITIDVPLTNSLDKNYGGGIVTSFEWKGRIQNVGIENLSLVSDYNTKMPKDEDHRWMAINIENVEDAWVRQIEFQHFAGSAVSILETGRRITVEDCISLNPISEIGGQRRYTFFTRGQQTLFQRCYAVGGYHDFSAGFTAAGPNAFVQCESERPYSFSGTIDKWASGVLFDIVSVDGNAIKIRNREQDGRGAGWSGANCLLWNCSAAMIDNYKPPTAQNWALGSWSQFAGNGYWGESNNSLNPRSFFYAQLDERLGKKSERQSFVMDISTDASSSPSVAVAQALTAEAVKPKALLIDWIKDAAKHNAISTNASNVKVFNHIEKHEPLVTNHDMKIKNGWFVSANDEVLTGSVQEVPWWTGGVEAEDLEQAKKKLAITRFVPGRVGQGLTDDMDEVVDSMVANNIAGLNQHYALWYERRRDDHERIRRMDGEVWPPFYELPFKRSGIDSAWDGLSKYDLTQYNQWYWWRMKEFATIGAISNRVLLHQNYFQHNIIEAGAHYADFPWRTANNINNTGFNEPVNFAGDKRIFYAEQFYDITQPTRKRLHQLYIQKCLENFKDNSNVIQFTGEEFTGPLHFVQFWLETINDWEKKNVKELIGLSTTKDVQDAILQDPKYSSIIDVIDIKYWHYQADGKLYAPEGGKNLAPRQWARLLKPKATSFEQVYRAVKEYKTLYPNKMILYSGDGAVKNGWAVFMAGGSLATIPKMPTSFLKQISLTTIDSSLINDGIYTLSNKKDVYVYYTNSEKAITPTLLNSTQKFDVTFFSAKDGSVLKELKKVNGQSLKQFQSLPQASIIWIRPVK; encoded by the coding sequence TTGGGTAAATTAGAAGATAGTTATAGTATAATGATAAAAATATATCAATTTCTTTTCTTTGTTTTTTTATGTTTTTCAGTTTTTGCACAAAAGAAACCGAAAGCAAAGCCATTTCTGCCAATTTCTGTAGAGAATGGCAAACTCGTTTATCGTATAGATACTATAAATGGCGATCGAATACCAGATTACTCTTATGCTGGTTATATGTCTTCCGATCAGGCGATTCCCTATATTGATGTGAAAGCTATAGTTCCCATTGTTAATGGTGATGCAACACCATATATTCAGACCGCTATTGACTATATATCCCAACTGCCACTTAATAAAGATGGTTTTAGAGGTGCTATACTTTTGCAAAAAGGACAATATGAAATACAAGGAAAGATTCTTATTAAAAAATCTGGTATTGTCATAAGAGGTTCGGGTATTAATCAAACTGTATTGCTTGCGAAGGGTATAGACAGAGACGGCGTCATCAGAATTGTAGGTTTGGATGATAGGTTGGATGTAACAACTACAAACGTAGAAGAAGACTATGTGCCAGTTAACGCAACATCTTTTAAAGTAGCTGATGCTAGTAAATTTAAAGTTGGTGATCAGATCCGTATAAAAAGGCCTTCAACAAAAGAATGGATAGATGCACTTGGTACAGAAACATTTGGAGGAGGTGTTTCCGCACTAGGCTGGAAACCTAGAGATGCCGATTTAATTTTTGAAAGGAAAATTATCGCAGTAAATGGAAATGCCATAACCATTGATGTTCCACTGACAAACTCATTGGATAAAAACTATGGTGGTGGCATTGTTACTTCATTTGAATGGAAAGGGCGCATACAAAATGTAGGTATTGAAAACCTGAGTTTGGTTTCTGATTACAATACTAAAATGCCAAAAGACGAAGACCATCGTTGGATGGCAATAAATATAGAAAATGTTGAAGATGCTTGGGTACGTCAAATTGAATTCCAACATTTCGCCGGTTCTGCTGTGTCGATTTTGGAAACGGGCAGACGCATTACCGTTGAAGATTGTATTTCTCTAAACCCAATATCCGAAATTGGTGGGCAACGTCGATATACTTTTTTTACGAGAGGTCAGCAGACCTTATTTCAAAGATGTTATGCCGTTGGTGGTTATCATGATTTTTCGGCTGGTTTTACGGCTGCTGGCCCAAATGCATTTGTACAATGCGAATCGGAAAGACCTTATAGTTTTTCTGGTACGATCGATAAATGGGCTTCTGGTGTTTTGTTTGATATTGTTTCTGTTGATGGTAATGCTATAAAGATTCGTAATAGAGAGCAAGATGGTCGTGGTGCAGGATGGTCTGGCGCTAATTGTCTTTTGTGGAATTGTTCCGCTGCGATGATTGACAATTACAAACCGCCAACCGCTCAAAACTGGGCGCTTGGATCATGGAGTCAATTTGCAGGCAATGGCTATTGGGGAGAGTCTAATAATAGTTTGAATCCTAGAAGTTTTTTTTATGCACAATTAGACGAACGTTTGGGTAAAAAATCCGAAAGACAATCTTTTGTTATGGATATTTCCACCGATGCTTCTAGTAGTCCTTCTGTTGCTGTGGCACAAGCGTTAACGGCAGAAGCTGTCAAGCCAAAAGCGCTTTTGATAGATTGGATCAAAGACGCTGCCAAGCATAATGCAATATCAACAAACGCTTCTAACGTCAAAGTATTCAATCATATTGAGAAACACGAACCTTTAGTAACCAACCATGATATGAAAATTAAAAATGGATGGTTTGTGTCTGCTAATGATGAAGTTTTGACAGGTAGTGTGCAAGAAGTTCCTTGGTGGACTGGAGGTGTGGAAGCAGAAGACTTGGAGCAAGCGAAAAAGAAATTGGCTATTACACGTTTTGTGCCTGGAAGAGTCGGACAAGGATTAACAGATGATATGGATGAAGTGGTTGATTCTATGGTTGCCAATAATATTGCAGGATTAAATCAACACTATGCACTTTGGTATGAGAGGCGAAGAGACGACCATGAAAGGATTCGAAGAATGGATGGAGAAGTTTGGCCTCCGTTTTATGAATTGCCATTTAAAAGAAGCGGTATTGATTCTGCATGGGACGGTTTGAGTAAATATGACTTGACCCAATATAATCAATGGTATTGGTGGCGAATGAAAGAGTTCGCAACTATTGGTGCCATTTCCAATAGGGTATTGTTACATCAAAATTATTTTCAACATAATATAATCGAGGCTGGTGCGCATTATGCGGATTTCCCTTGGCGTACAGCCAATAACATAAACAATACAGGTTTTAATGAACCTGTAAATTTTGCAGGGGATAAAAGAATTTTTTACGCCGAACAATTTTACGATATTACACAACCAACTAGAAAACGACTACATCAATTATATATCCAAAAATGTTTGGAAAATTTCAAGGACAATTCCAATGTAATACAATTCACAGGAGAGGAATTTACAGGTCCGTTACATTTTGTTCAATTTTGGTTGGAAACAATCAATGATTGGGAAAAGAAAAATGTAAAAGAATTAATAGGGCTAAGCACTACAAAAGATGTGCAAGACGCTATTTTACAAGACCCAAAATATTCTTCTATTATTGATGTCATAGATATCAAGTATTGGCATTATCAAGCAGATGGCAAATTGTATGCTCCTGAGGGTGGAAAAAATCTAGCACCTAGACAATGGGCCAGATTGTTAAAACCCAAAGCCACTTCATTCGAACAAGTATATCGTGCCGTAAAAGAATATAAAACACTATATCCAAACAAAATGATTTTATATTCAGGAGATGGTGCGGTTAAAAACGGCTGGGCTGTTTTTATGGCTGGTGGTTCATTGGCTACTATTCCTAAAATGCCGACATCATTTTTGAAACAAATTTCTTTGACGACTATAGATTCTAGTCTCATAAATGATGGTATATATACTTTGTCCAACAAAAAAGATGTCTATGTGTACTATACGAATTCTGAGAAAGCGATAACTCCGACATTGTTGAATAGTACGCAGAAATTTGATGTTACGTTTTTTAGTGCAAAAGATGGTTCTGTTTTGAAAGAATTGAAAAAAGTGAACGGTCAAAGTTTAAAACAGTTTCAGAGTTTACCCCAAGCTTCCATTATCTGGATTCGCCCAGTTAAATAA
- a CDS encoding polysaccharide lyase: MVKHIVFSALSVMGYCSLSFSAWGQYPIIPKSLEDSANMQMDIIQKRSDSIWKLALPIVQSEAAKGRPFVPWASKPEDLIKAAIPAFPGAEGAGAYTSGGRGGKIIVVSNLNDDGEGSFRWACEQGGARIIVFNVAGIIHLKTPINIRAPYLSIFGQSAPGDGICIAGESVLIDTHDIIIRFMRFRRGATDATRRDDALGGNPVGNIMIDHVSASWGLDENMSIYRHVYDRQQDGKGEKLPTVNVTIQNSIFSEALDTYNHAFGSTIGGHKSTFMRNLWANNIARNPSVGMDGDFGFVNNVVFNWWNRSADGGDNKSRYNFINNYFKPGPITSSGQPISYRILKPESGRANKDSLIFGKAYVDGNIVEGNEKVTKDNWDGGVQPDVKKDLPLVLQNIKVNQPFSLAKFKVLSAEKSFDYVLKNAGAFLPVRDAVDQRVVETVKTGKISYVENAPEYLPHYIKRRLPIDSYKKGIIYDVRQVGGYPDYNGTPYKDSDNDGIPDDYEKKHGLNPNNSKDAGIISKNGYSNIENYLNSLVPIDKVIVKDGKYLAGM, encoded by the coding sequence ATGGTGAAACATATTGTTTTTTCTGCTTTATCTGTAATGGGGTATTGTTCTCTAAGCTTCTCCGCTTGGGGGCAATATCCCATTATTCCTAAGTCTTTGGAGGATTCTGCCAATATGCAGATGGATATTATACAAAAACGTTCGGATTCCATATGGAAACTGGCATTGCCAATTGTTCAATCGGAAGCCGCGAAAGGTAGACCTTTTGTACCGTGGGCATCCAAACCTGAGGATTTAATTAAAGCTGCAATTCCAGCTTTTCCTGGTGCGGAAGGTGCAGGTGCCTATACCTCTGGAGGACGTGGAGGAAAAATTATAGTCGTTTCTAATTTGAATGATGACGGAGAAGGTAGTTTTCGTTGGGCATGCGAACAAGGTGGTGCACGTATTATAGTCTTTAATGTTGCTGGAATTATTCATTTAAAAACGCCCATCAATATCAGAGCACCATATCTGAGTATATTTGGACAAAGTGCACCTGGGGATGGTATTTGTATTGCAGGCGAGTCCGTTTTGATAGATACACATGATATCATTATTCGTTTTATGCGATTTAGAAGAGGCGCAACAGATGCAACACGTAGAGATGATGCCTTGGGTGGTAATCCCGTAGGAAATATTATGATTGATCACGTTTCTGCTAGTTGGGGTTTGGATGAAAACATGAGTATTTATAGGCATGTTTATGATCGTCAACAAGATGGAAAAGGTGAAAAATTACCTACGGTAAATGTAACTATACAAAACTCTATTTTCTCTGAAGCTTTAGATACTTATAATCATGCATTTGGTAGTACTATTGGAGGACACAAAAGTACTTTTATGCGAAATTTATGGGCAAATAATATTGCTAGAAATCCTTCAGTTGGAATGGATGGTGATTTTGGTTTTGTAAATAATGTAGTTTTTAACTGGTGGAATCGCAGTGCAGACGGTGGAGACAATAAGTCAAGGTATAATTTTATCAATAACTATTTCAAACCCGGTCCTATTACATCTAGTGGGCAGCCGATTTCATATCGAATATTGAAACCTGAATCGGGAAGAGCTAATAAAGATTCTTTGATTTTTGGAAAAGCATATGTGGATGGTAACATTGTTGAGGGTAATGAAAAAGTAACTAAAGATAATTGGGATGGAGGTGTACAACCTGATGTAAAGAAAGATCTTCCTTTAGTATTACAAAATATTAAGGTAAATCAACCATTCTCGCTAGCAAAATTTAAAGTATTATCGGCAGAAAAATCTTTTGATTATGTTTTGAAAAATGCTGGAGCTTTCTTGCCTGTGCGTGACGCAGTTGATCAGAGAGTTGTTGAAACAGTTAAAACAGGTAAAATTTCTTATGTTGAAAATGCACCAGAATATTTACCTCATTACATTAAACGTAGATTGCCTATAGATTCATACAAAAAAGGGATTATCTACGATGTAAGACAAGTGGGCGGATATCCAGATTATAACGGGACTCCTTACAAAGATTCAGACAACGATGGTATTCCTGACGATTACGAAAAGAAGCACGGTTTAAATCCAAATAATTCAAAAGATGCAGGAATTATATCAAAAAATGGATATAGTAATATTGAAAACTATTTAAATAGCCTTGTTCCAATAGATAAAGTAATAGTGAAAGATGGTAAATATTTAGCTGGAATGTAA
- a CDS encoding polysaccharide lyase domain-containing protein → MTKRISLLALSIGLYTAANAQYPQVSKEDQAKAKELMDAAEKRSDSIWTLVYPTVQKEATEGRPFIPWASRFDELPHADIPAFPGAEGGGKYVLGGRGGRVIVVTNLDDDGVGSFRWACEQGGARVIVFNVAGIIHLNSPVIVRAPYVTIEGQTAPGDGVCIAGETVWINTHDVIIRYMRFRRGETWVGRRDDAIGGNPVGNIMIDHVSASWGLDENMSMYRHMYNDSTGKIEDKFGTVNITIQNSIFSESLDTWNHAFGSTLGGENCSFMRNLWADNTGRNPSVGWNGIFNFVNNVVFNWVHRSIDGGDYRAQFNIINNYFKPGPATPKDNNVGHRILKPESGRSKLKYHVYGRAYVNGNIMEGFPAVTKDNWDGGVQVEELPNVGEHIGYMKQNKPLIMPTMTILGAEQAKTFVLANVGADLPKRDAVDLRIIKQVQTGKIDNIPICALPTTQFQHRRLPIDSYKIGIITDPCQAGGYPVYKGTPYKDSDNDGMPDDYEKKNGLNPNDSSDAQKIAKNGYSNIENYLNSVVNVRTVVPVTASK, encoded by the coding sequence ATGACAAAAAGAATCTCGCTTCTGGCTTTAAGTATTGGATTGTATACCGCTGCTAATGCTCAATATCCTCAAGTGTCAAAAGAAGATCAAGCTAAAGCAAAGGAGTTAATGGATGCTGCCGAAAAACGTTCTGATTCTATATGGACGCTAGTTTATCCTACCGTTCAGAAGGAAGCAACAGAAGGTAGACCATTTATTCCATGGGCATCAAGATTTGATGAATTGCCTCATGCTGACATTCCTGCTTTTCCTGGTGCAGAGGGTGGCGGTAAATACGTGCTTGGTGGTAGAGGTGGACGTGTTATAGTTGTAACAAATCTTGATGACGATGGAGTAGGTAGTTTTCGCTGGGCTTGTGAACAAGGCGGCGCAAGAGTTATAGTCTTTAATGTAGCAGGAATTATACATTTGAATTCTCCGGTTATAGTTCGAGCACCTTATGTAACCATAGAGGGACAAACCGCTCCTGGTGATGGTGTTTGTATCGCAGGAGAAACAGTTTGGATCAATACGCATGATGTCATTATTCGTTACATGCGTTTCAGACGTGGAGAAACTTGGGTAGGTAGAAGAGACGATGCTATTGGAGGTAATCCCGTTGGAAATATCATGATTGACCACGTTTCTGCTAGTTGGGGTTTAGATGAAAATATGAGTATGTATCGTCACATGTACAATGATAGCACTGGAAAAATTGAGGATAAGTTTGGTACTGTAAACATTACTATTCAAAACTCTATTTTCTCAGAATCTTTAGATACTTGGAACCATGCTTTTGGTAGTACTTTGGGTGGTGAAAATTGCTCTTTCATGCGTAACCTTTGGGCAGACAATACTGGACGTAATCCGTCTGTAGGTTGGAATGGTATCTTCAATTTTGTCAATAATGTGGTATTCAACTGGGTACATCGTTCCATTGATGGTGGAGACTATCGTGCACAATTCAATATAATTAATAACTATTTCAAACCGGGTCCAGCGACTCCCAAAGATAATAATGTCGGACATCGCATTTTAAAGCCAGAAAGTGGTCGAAGTAAATTGAAATACCATGTTTATGGTCGTGCATATGTCAATGGTAATATTATGGAAGGTTTTCCTGCGGTGACAAAGGATAATTGGGATGGAGGTGTACAAGTAGAAGAATTACCAAATGTAGGCGAACATATAGGTTATATGAAACAGAATAAACCTTTGATCATGCCAACTATGACTATATTGGGTGCTGAGCAAGCGAAAACATTTGTATTGGCGAATGTTGGTGCGGATCTTCCCAAAAGAGATGCAGTCGATCTTCGTATTATAAAACAAGTTCAAACGGGAAAAATTGACAATATACCCATATGTGCTTTGCCAACTACACAGTTTCAGCATAGAAGGTTACCGATTGATTCCTATAAAATCGGAATAATCACTGATCCTTGTCAAGCTGGTGGTTATCCAGTTTATAAAGGTACGCCATATAAAGACTCTGACAATGATGGCATGCCAGATGATTACGAAAAGAAGAATGGTTTGAATCCAAATGACTCCAGCGATGCTCAAAAGATTGCTAAAAATGGTTATAGTAATATTGAAAACTATTTGAATAGTGTAGTAAATGTTAGAACAGTTGTTCCTGTAACGGCTTCAAAATAA
- a CDS encoding RagB/SusD family nutrient uptake outer membrane protein: MNKIIKFSIFIITAFVLTNCSKKALEDVKSFNYLDDDLFTNQTQTGWYIDQMYYNYFYAYKSPILSIVGLYSNTRSMSTEEMGGSITTYINPQTSLINAIDGDTYYGAALTGSAQNTPYTRIRYANFFLEKINTIGMVLPETFRNTSRGQMYFLRALQYFDLMRVYGGTPIVTVVQDLTGSVDSSIQLPRATPTEMVTQIINDLDSANALLPAVWDAANYGRLTSAAALAVKSRVLLTYASPLFNPDWDNTGNARWAAALQASLNAETQLTASGYGLYGSSAKDWATMLSSNSKSFINEGIMVQLMSTSTASSGINSNGWEKSVRLLQQSGSGGISAPKGMVDLFPLANGQRPTIANGYDSLHFYLNRDPRFYRTFAFSGMKWQSSTSPAGDTVWLYRWLYGTNNTPAYSKGNTGIMSPAVVRKMSSNSAIQASLAFSGTTIYEYRYAELLLNIAECYAATGDIQNALVYLGKIRARVGISSTDNYGIGSLSSKYQAIEACLYERRVELAYEGKRFWDIQRWMLYNGGDGTTGTNTCNALGLTPLNGTSRIGRLWQYKNSIAANSDPITTQRASLVVDPDASASDFQTQLTNLKTFFDNNLTVVSTDLPMDQISGAAVNINFRQNYYIAGLNATVLSINPWLSQTIGWYDYSGALGTFNYRQ, translated from the coding sequence ATGAATAAAATAATAAAATTTTCCATATTTATAATCACTGCATTTGTTTTAACTAATTGTAGTAAAAAAGCCTTAGAAGATGTCAAATCTTTCAATTATTTAGATGATGATTTGTTTACTAACCAGACTCAAACAGGATGGTACATAGATCAGATGTACTATAATTATTTTTATGCATATAAATCTCCAATATTGTCAATTGTGGGCTTGTATTCTAATACTAGAAGTATGTCGACCGAAGAGATGGGAGGCTCTATTACGACTTATATAAATCCTCAAACATCCCTAATTAATGCGATTGATGGTGATACTTATTATGGTGCTGCATTAACTGGGTCTGCACAGAATACTCCATATACACGTATCCGTTATGCTAATTTTTTCTTGGAAAAAATAAATACTATAGGAATGGTACTTCCAGAAACTTTTAGAAATACGTCCAGAGGCCAAATGTATTTCTTAAGAGCCTTACAATATTTTGATTTGATGCGAGTTTATGGTGGTACGCCTATCGTAACTGTAGTTCAAGATTTGACTGGTAGTGTAGATTCTAGTATCCAATTACCTAGAGCTACACCGACAGAAATGGTAACTCAGATTATTAATGACCTTGATAGTGCTAATGCGTTGCTTCCTGCCGTATGGGATGCTGCCAACTACGGAAGATTAACAAGTGCTGCTGCATTAGCAGTGAAGAGTAGAGTTTTACTGACTTATGCAAGCCCTTTATTTAATCCAGACTGGGATAATACGGGTAATGCACGTTGGGCTGCTGCGTTACAAGCAAGTTTAAATGCAGAAACTCAACTAACTGCATCTGGTTATGGGTTATATGGTTCAAGTGCCAAGGATTGGGCAACTATGTTATCTTCTAATTCCAAATCCTTTATAAACGAAGGGATTATGGTGCAATTAATGTCTACATCGACTGCTTCTTCTGGAATTAATAGTAATGGTTGGGAAAAAAGTGTACGTTTGCTACAACAAAGTGGTTCCGGTGGAATTTCAGCACCAAAAGGTATGGTGGATTTATTTCCGCTAGCAAATGGACAAAGACCGACTATTGCCAATGGATACGACTCTTTACATTTTTATTTAAATAGGGATCCTCGTTTTTATAGGACTTTTGCCTTTTCTGGTATGAAGTGGCAAAGCTCTACCAGCCCTGCAGGGGATACTGTATGGTTATATAGATGGTTGTATGGTACAAATAATACACCTGCATATAGTAAAGGTAATACAGGTATTATGAGTCCTGCAGTAGTTAGAAAAATGTCTAGTAATTCCGCAATACAAGCTTCTCTGGCTTTTTCAGGGACTACAATCTATGAATATAGATATGCAGAATTGTTACTAAATATTGCAGAATGCTATGCAGCAACAGGTGATATTCAAAATGCATTGGTTTATTTAGGTAAAATCAGAGCTAGAGTTGGAATTTCCTCAACTGATAATTATGGAATTGGTAGTCTTTCTTCAAAATATCAAGCAATTGAAGCATGTTTGTATGAACGTCGTGTTGAATTAGCATATGAAGGTAAAAGATTTTGGGATATCCAACGTTGGATGTTGTATAATGGAGGGGATGGAACTACGGGTACAAATACTTGTAATGCACTTGGGCTAACACCATTGAATGGTACTTCAAGAATAGGTCGTTTATGGCAATATAAAAATTCAATAGCCGCTAATTCGGACCCTATTACTACCCAAAGGGCTTCTTTAGTGGTTGATCCTGATGCTAGCGCGAGTGATTTTCAAACACAGTTAACCAATTTGAAAACTTTTTTTGATAACAATTTAACTGTGGTAAGTACTGATTTGCCAATGGATCAAATTTCAGGAGCCGCTGTAAATATAAATTTTAGACAAAATTATTACATCGCAGGATTGAATGCTACAGTATTATCAATTAACCCTTGGTTAAGTCAAACAATTGGTTGGTATGATTACTCAGGTGCACTTGGGACATTTAATTACCGTCAATAA